A genomic region of Macaca mulatta isolate MMU2019108-1 chromosome 5, T2T-MMU8v2.0, whole genome shotgun sequence contains the following coding sequences:
- the LOC711061 gene encoding alcohol dehydrogenase 1C produces MSTAGKVIKCKAAVLWEVKKPFSIEEVEVAPPKAHEVRIKMVAVGICRSDDHVVSGTLVTPLPAILGHEAAGIVESVGEGVTTVKPGDKVIPLFTPQCGKCRVCKNPESNYCFKNDLSNPRGTMQDGTRRFTCRGKPIHHFLGISTFSQYTVVDENAVAKIDASSPLEKVCLIGCGFSTGYGSAVKVAKVTPGSTCAVFGLGGVGLSAVMGCKAAGAARIIAVDINKDKFAKAKELGATECINPQDYKKPIQEVLKEMTDGGVDFSFEVIGRLDTMMASLLCCHEACGTSVIVGVPPDSQNLSINPVLLLTGRTWKGAIFGGFKSKESVPKLVSDFMAKKFSLDALITNVLPFEKINEGFDLLRSGKSIRTILMF; encoded by the exons GTAATCAAATGCAAAGCAGCTGTGCTATGGGAGGTAAAGAAACCCTTTTCCattgaggaggtggaggttgcacctCCTAAGGCTCATGAAGTTCGCATTAAg ATGGTGGCCGTAGGAATCTGTCGTTCAGATGACCATGTGGTTAGTGGTACCCTAGTGACCCCTCTTCCTGCGATTTTAGGCCACGAGGCAGCTGGCATCGTGGAGAGTGTTGGAGAAGGGGTGACTACAGTCAAACCAG GTGATAAAGTCATCCCACTCTTTACTCCTCAGTGTGGAAAATGCAGAGTTTGTAAAAACCCAGAAAGCAACTACTGCTTCAAAAATGA TCTGAGCAATCCTCGGGGGACCATGCAGGATGGCACCAGGAGGTTCACCTGCAGGGGGAAGCCCATCCACCACTTCCTCGGCATCAGCACCTTCTCCCAGTACACGGTGGTGGATGAGAATGCAGTGGCCAAAATTGATGCATCTTCACCCCTGGAGAAAGTCTGCCTCATTGGCTGTGGATTTTCGACTGGCTATGGGTCTGCAGTCAAAGTTGCCAAG GTCACCCCAGGCTCTACCTGTGCTGTGTTTGGCCTAGGAGGGGTCGGCCTATCTGCTGTTATGGGCTGTAAAGCAGCTGGAGCAGCCAGAATAATTGCGGTGGATATCAACAAGGACAAATTTGCAAAGGCCAAAGAGTTGGGTGCCACTGAATGCATCAACCCTCAAGACTACAAGAAACCCATTCAGGAGGTGCTAAAGGAAATGACTGATGGAGGTGTGGATTTTTCATTTGAAGTCATCGGTCGGCTTGACACCATG ATGGCTTCCCTGTTATGTTGTCATGAGGCATGTGGCACAAGTGTCATCGTAGGGGTACCTCCTGATTCCCAGAACCTCTCAATAAACCCTGTGCTGCTACTGACCGGACGCACCTGGAAAGGAGCTATTTTTGGTG gcTTTAAGAGTAAAGAATCTGTCCCCAAGCTTGTGTCTGACTTTATGGCTAAGAAGTTTTCACTGGATGCATTAATAACAAATGTCTTaccttttgaaaaaataaatgaaggattTGACTTGCTTCGCTCTGGAAAGAG TATCCGTACCATCCTGATGTTTTGA